In Vigna angularis cultivar LongXiaoDou No.4 chromosome 8, ASM1680809v1, whole genome shotgun sequence, one DNA window encodes the following:
- the LOC108345642 gene encoding ubiquitin-conjugating enzyme E2 2: protein MSTPARKRLMRDFKRLQQDPPAGISGAPQDNNIMLWNAVIFGPDDTPWDGGTFKLTLQFTEDYPNKPPTVRFVSRMFHPNIYADGSICLDILQNQWSPIYDVAAILTSIQSLLCDPNANSPANSEAARMFSENKREYNRRVREIVEQSWTAD, encoded by the exons ATGTCGACTCCTGCGAGGAAGAGGCTCATGAGAGATTTCAAAAGGCTGCAGCAAGACCCACCTGCAGGAATCAGTGGTGCCCCTCAGGATAACAACATTATGCTGTGGAATGCTGTCATATTTGG TCCTGATGATACTCCGTGGGATGGAG GCACGTTTAAGTTGACTCTCCAGTTTACTGAGGATTATCCTAACAAGCCACCAACTGTAAGATTTGTGTCACGGATGTTTCATCCAAACA TTTATGCGGATGGAAGCATTTGTTTGGATATATTACAAAATCAATGGAGTCCCATATATGATGTAGCTGCTATACTCACTTCAATCCAG TCATTGCTTTGTGATCCCAACGCAAATTCTCCTGCAAACTCAGAAGCAGCTCGAATGTTTAGTGAGAACAAGCGCGAGTACAATAGAAGAGTGAGAGAAATTGTGGAGCAAAGTTGGACAGCTGACTAA
- the LOC108345641 gene encoding RHOMBOID-like protein 2, with product MSSARRDLESGGATKNATTYSAAPTNYVFDPEVHWTSWLVPLFVAVNVVVFVVAMYVNDCPRNNLAFEGDCVATFLGRFSFQPLRENPLFGPSSSTLSKMGALRWDDVVNQHEGWRLVTCIWLHAGIVHLAANMLSLVFIGIRLEQQFGFVRIGIIYLLSGFGGSVLSSLFIRNNISVGASGALFGLLGAMLSELITNWSIYTNKAAALFTLLFIIVINLAIGMLPHVDNFAHIGGFLTGFLLGFVLLLRPQFGWLEQRRFPAGVRLKSKYKPYQYVLWIVSLILLIVGLSIALVMLFRGESGYDHCHWCHYLTCVPTSRWKCNEN from the exons ATGTCGTCTGCCAGGAGAGATCTAGAGAGTGGAGGAGCCACCAAGAACGCCACCACCTATTCCGCCGCTCCCACTAACTATGTTTTCGATCCAGAAGTTCACTGGACCTCTTGGCTCGTGCCGCTTTTTGTGGCGGTTAACGTTGTTGTCTTCGTTGTGGCCATGTATGTCAACGATTGTCCCAGGAATAATCTCGCCTTTGAAGGGGACTGTGTCGCCACGTTTCTGGGCCGCTTCTCCTTTCAACCACTTAGGGAGAATCCCTTGTTTGGCCCTTCTTCATCTAC CTTATCTAAGATGGGAGCACTTCGGTGGGATGACGTTGTGAATCAGCATGAAGGATGGAGACTTGTCACTTGCATTTGGTTGCATGCAGGAATTGTTCATTTGGCTGCAAACATGTTGAGTCTGGTCTTCATTGGCATTCGCCTTGAACAACAATTTGGGTTTG TGAGGATAGGAATCATTTACTTATTGTCTGGATTCGGCGGGAGTGTACTATCTTCTCTATTCATTAGAAACAACATATCTGTTGGTGCTTCTGGTGCTCTTTTTGGACTTCTTGGAGCAATGCTTTCAGAACTCATCACAAACTGGAGTATTTATACTAATAAG GCAGCTGCTTTGTTCACACTGCTGTTTATTATTGTCATCAATCTTGCCATTGGAATGTTGCCCCACGTTGATAACTTTGCTCATATTGGGGGATTCCTCACAGGATTTCTCCTTGGTTTTGTTTTGCTGCTCCGCCCTCAATTTGGGTGGTTAGAACAGCGACGTTTCCCAGCCGGTGTTCGCCTCAAGTCAAAATACAAGCCTTACCAATATGTTCTATGGATTGTCTCTCTTATTTTACTGATTGTTGG GTTATCTATTGCTCTAGTGATGCTATTTCGAGGTGAGAGTGGATATGATCACTGCCATTGGTGTCACTATCTAACATGTGTTCCAACTTCTAGATGGAAATGCAATGAAAACTAA